In Glycine max cultivar Williams 82 chromosome 7, Glycine_max_v4.0, whole genome shotgun sequence, a single window of DNA contains:
- the LOC100816332 gene encoding probable serine/threonine-protein kinase SIS8 isoform X3 yields MPSLVDLQLQGTPISGSGTWEAVLVNRAADSNLLKLVQKAQELTDKSSPDFEVVIDSNLVRKLAIFVADYMGGPVGDPESMTRAWRSLSYSLKATLGSMVLPLGSLTIGLARHRALLFKVLADSLGIPCRLVKGLQYTGSDDVAINFVKIDDGREYIVDLMADPGTLIPSDATGSHIDYDESSYVASPSSRDLDSSHVASSSSGVGSSYEETSDLGMLDKGNRSKHFCHTGKEYDVSRPSTGNEGSMRPLNEFKSPYNVEKITGQEAPGRPNHPHVHARSPWTEGISSPAVRRMKVKDVSLYMIDAAKENPHLAQKLHDVLLESGVVAPPNLFSEIYDEELGSSTEANLLTEEKDEHKQGSGLQEAEIYGNLSPAQILPPRALPKASSSSQLEHSKPVEGLGINLPLHTREATGQHIPTQVKYGQNVPVAAAAAAAAAVVASSMVVAVAKSSIDSNIELPVAAAATATAAAVVTAAVSRQYEQGSRSDGDTDSAGYDLKGSGDGEHIALGANSEGDRRSDRSVVSNDSTKSDSALDDHEVAEVDIPWEEITLGERIGLGSYGEVYHGEWHGTEIAVKRFLDQDISGESLEEFKTEVRIMKRLRHPNVVLFMGAVTRPPNLSIVTEFLPRGSLYRLLHRPNSQLDERRRLKMALDTARGMNYLHNCTPVVVHRDLKSPNLLVDKNWVVKVCDFGLSRMKHSTFLSSRSTAGTAEWMAPEVLRNEPSNEKCDVYSFGVILWELSTLQQPWGGMNPMQVVGAVGFQHRRLDIPDDMDPAIADIIRKCWQTDPKLRPTFAEILAALKPLQKSVIGSQVPRPSASGKHEKVQSLRVAEDSAR; encoded by the exons ATGCCTTCCCTTGTAGATCTGCAACTGCAAGGAACACCAATCTCAGGTAGTGGTACATGGGAAGCTGTCTTGGTCAATAGGGCTGCTGATTCTAATTTGTTGAAACTTGTGCAAAAGGCCCAGGAGTTGACTGACAAATCAAGTCCAGATTTTGAAGTAGTTATAGATAGCAATTTGGTGCGCAAGCTTGCAATATTTGTGGCTGACTATATGGGTGGACCCGTTGGAGATCCTGAAAGCATGACAAGAGCATGGAGGAGTCTTAGTTACAGTCTGAAAGCAACCCTTGGTAGCATGGTTTTGCCACTTGGATCTCTAACTATTGGATTGGCTCGGCATCGTGCATTGTTATTTAAG GTTCTAGCTGATAGTTTGGGCATCCCATGTCGGTTGGTGAAGGGGCTGCAATATACAGGCTCTGATGATGTGGCGATAAACTTTGTCAAGATTGATGATGGAAG GGAGTATATTGTTGACCTAATGGCAGATCCTGGAACACTTATTCCTTCTGATGCAACTGGATCACATATAGACTATGATGAATCTTCGTATGTGGCCAGTCCTTCATCAAGAGACCTTGATTCCTCGCATGTAGCATCATCCAGCAGTGGTGTTGGAAGTTCATATGAAGAAACTTCAGATTTGGGGATGTTGGACAAAGGAAACAGATCAAAACATTTTTGCCATACAGGGAAAGAATATGATGTAAGCAGGCCCTCCACAGGAAATGAAGGATCAATGAGACccttaaatgaatttaaaagtCCTTACAATGTTGAGAAGATCACGGGGCAGGAAGCTCCTGGCAGACCTAATCATCCACATGTACATGCAAGATCTCCTTGGACTGAAGGGATAAGTTCTCCTGCAGTACGTAGAATGAAAGTCAAAGATGTTTCTCTATacatgattgatgctgccaagGAGAACCCTCACTTAGCCCAGAAACTTCATGATGTTTTACTTGAAAGTGGTGTAGTTGCTCCTCCAAATCTATTTTCTGAAATTTATGATGAGGAATTAGGTTCCTCAACTGAGGCCAACTTACTAactgaagaaaaagatgaacatAAACAGGGAAGTGGACTGCAAGAAGCTGAGATTTATGGAAATCTTAGTCCTGCTCAAATTTTGCCTCCTAGAGCTCTTCCCAAAGCAAGTTCTAGCAGTCAGCTGGAGCATTCAAAACCTGTAGAAGGTTTAGGAATCAACCTTCCTCTTCATACGAGGGAAGCAACTGGACAGCATATACCAACTCAGGTAAAATATGGGCAAAATGTCCCAGTTGCTGCCGCTGCCGcagctgctgctgctgttgttgcATCTTCTATGGTAGTTGCAGTGGCAAAATCTAGCATTGACTCAAACATAGAGCTTCCAGTAGCAGCAGCTGCTACTGCTACTGCTGCAGCTGTAGTAACTGCTGCTGTCAGTAGACAGTACGAACAGGGCAGTCGAAGTGATGGAGATACAGACAGTGCTGGTTATGACCTGAAGGGTAGTGGTGATGGGGAGCATATAGCTTTAGGAGCAAATTCAGAAGGTGACAGAAGATCTGATAGGTCAGTAGTAAGTAATGATAGCACAAAATCTGATTCTGCATTAGATGATCATGAAGTCGCTGAGGTTGACATTCCATGGGAGGAAATCACGCTCGGTGAGCGTATTGGACTTG GGTCGTATGGGGAGGTGTACCATGGTGAATGGCATGGAACT GAAATTGCTGTAAAGAGGTTTCTAGATCAAGATATATCTggtgaatcacttgaagaatttaaaaCTGAG GTCAGAATAATGAAAAGATTGAGGCATCCAAATGTTGTTCTCTTCATGGGAGCTGTAACTCGACCTCCAAATCTTTCAATTGTTACTGAATTTCTTCCCAG AGGAAGTTTGTATAGATTACTTCACAGACCAAACAGTCAATTAGATGAGCGAAGGCGTTTGAAGATGGCCCTTGATACT GCTCGAGGAATGAACTATTTGCACAACTGCACTCCTGTGGTAGTGCATCGTGATTTGAAGTCCCCAAATCTTCTCGTTGACAAAAATTGGGTTGTGAAG GTATGTGATTTTGGCTTATCGCGTATGAAGCATAGCACATTCCTTTCTTCCAGATCCACTGCAGGAACA GCCGAGTGGATGGCTCCTGAGGTGCTGAGAAATGAACCTTCAAAtgagaa GTGTGATGTTTATAGCTTTGGGGTCATATTATGGGAGCTCTCTACTTTGCAGCAACCGTGGGGAGGGATGAATCCGATGCAAGTTGTTGGTGCTGTGGGCTTCCAGCATCGACGTCTTGACATTCCAGATGATATGGACCCGGCAATTGCAGATATTATCAGGAAATGCTGGCAAAC AGATCCAAAGTTGAGACCTACATTTGCTGAAATATTGGCAGCTCTGAAGCCGTTGCAGAAGTCAGTTATTGGTTCTCAAGTGCCTCGACCAAGTGCATCGGGGAAGCATGAGAAGGTTCAGTCATTGCGTGTTGCAGAAGACTCAGCAAGATAG
- the LOC100816332 gene encoding probable serine/threonine-protein kinase SIS8 isoform X1 encodes MKNLLKKLHIMSNRSENEQGSCSSKGNKSNLGSSSSSNKKVLGSKSPQSSGLSSWLHSVANRQSAGPPPSLTQARGERMEPSDAVSSGGFDAVSDSARLDSGSSASRDPEVEEEYQIQLALELSAKEDPEAAQIEAVKQISLGSCDPGYTPAEVVAYRYWNYNALGYDDKTLDGFYDLYGSLTESTPARMPSLVDLQLQGTPISGSGTWEAVLVNRAADSNLLKLVQKAQELTDKSSPDFEVVIDSNLVRKLAIFVADYMGGPVGDPESMTRAWRSLSYSLKATLGSMVLPLGSLTIGLARHRALLFKVLADSLGIPCRLVKGLQYTGSDDVAINFVKIDDGREYIVDLMADPGTLIPSDATGSHIDYDESSYVASPSSRDLDSSHVASSSSGVGSSYEETSDLGMLDKGNRSKHFCHTGKEYDVSRPSTGNEGSMRPLNEFKSPYNVEKITGQEAPGRPNHPHVHARSPWTEGISSPAVRRMKVKDVSLYMIDAAKENPHLAQKLHDVLLESGVVAPPNLFSEIYDEELGSSTEANLLTEEKDEHKQGSGLQEAEIYGNLSPAQILPPRALPKASSSSQLEHSKPVEGLGINLPLHTREATGQHIPTQVKYGQNVPVAAAAAAAAAVVASSMVVAVAKSSIDSNIELPVAAAATATAAAVVTAAVSRQYEQGSRSDGDTDSAGYDLKGSGDGEHIALGANSEGDRRSDRSVVSNDSTKSDSALDDHEVAEVDIPWEEITLGERIGLGSYGEVYHGEWHGTEIAVKRFLDQDISGESLEEFKTEVRIMKRLRHPNVVLFMGAVTRPPNLSIVTEFLPRGSLYRLLHRPNSQLDERRRLKMALDTARGMNYLHNCTPVVVHRDLKSPNLLVDKNWVVKVCDFGLSRMKHSTFLSSRSTAGTAEWMAPEVLRNEPSNEKCDVYSFGVILWELSTLQQPWGGMNPMQVVGAVGFQHRRLDIPDDMDPAIADIIRKCWQTDPKLRPTFAEILAALKPLQKSVIGSQVPRPSASGKHEKVQSLRVAEDSAR; translated from the exons ATGAAGAACCTTCTTAAGAAGCTTCATATCATGTCTAACCGATCAGAGAATGAACAAGGGTCTTGTTCGTCAAAGGGAAACAAGTCCAATCTTggttcatcttcatcttccaacAAGAAGGTTTTGGGCTCAAAGTCCCCTCAAAGTTCTGGGCTCTCCAGTTGGTTGCATTCAGTTGCTAATAGGCAGAGTGCTGGTCCTCCTCCATCTCTGACCCAGGCAAGGGGCGAGAGAATGGAGCCATCTGATGCAGTGAGCAGTGGTGGTTTTGATGCTGTGTCAGATTCAGCTAGGCTTGATTCAGGGTCTAGTGCTTCCAGGGATCCTGAAGTGGAGGAAGAGTATCAGATACAACTGGCTTTGGAGCTGAGTGCAAAGGAGGATCCTGAGGCCGCGCAAATTGAAGCTGTTAAGCAGATCAGTTTGGGATCTTGTGACCCTGGTTACACACCAGCTGAAGTTGTGGCCTACCGGTATTGG AATTACAATGCTCTTGGTTATGATGACAAGACCTTAGATGGTTTCTATGATCTGTATGGGAGCTTAACTGAGTCAACCCCTGCAAGAATGCCTTCCCTTGTAGATCTGCAACTGCAAGGAACACCAATCTCAGGTAGTGGTACATGGGAAGCTGTCTTGGTCAATAGGGCTGCTGATTCTAATTTGTTGAAACTTGTGCAAAAGGCCCAGGAGTTGACTGACAAATCAAGTCCAGATTTTGAAGTAGTTATAGATAGCAATTTGGTGCGCAAGCTTGCAATATTTGTGGCTGACTATATGGGTGGACCCGTTGGAGATCCTGAAAGCATGACAAGAGCATGGAGGAGTCTTAGTTACAGTCTGAAAGCAACCCTTGGTAGCATGGTTTTGCCACTTGGATCTCTAACTATTGGATTGGCTCGGCATCGTGCATTGTTATTTAAG GTTCTAGCTGATAGTTTGGGCATCCCATGTCGGTTGGTGAAGGGGCTGCAATATACAGGCTCTGATGATGTGGCGATAAACTTTGTCAAGATTGATGATGGAAG GGAGTATATTGTTGACCTAATGGCAGATCCTGGAACACTTATTCCTTCTGATGCAACTGGATCACATATAGACTATGATGAATCTTCGTATGTGGCCAGTCCTTCATCAAGAGACCTTGATTCCTCGCATGTAGCATCATCCAGCAGTGGTGTTGGAAGTTCATATGAAGAAACTTCAGATTTGGGGATGTTGGACAAAGGAAACAGATCAAAACATTTTTGCCATACAGGGAAAGAATATGATGTAAGCAGGCCCTCCACAGGAAATGAAGGATCAATGAGACccttaaatgaatttaaaagtCCTTACAATGTTGAGAAGATCACGGGGCAGGAAGCTCCTGGCAGACCTAATCATCCACATGTACATGCAAGATCTCCTTGGACTGAAGGGATAAGTTCTCCTGCAGTACGTAGAATGAAAGTCAAAGATGTTTCTCTATacatgattgatgctgccaagGAGAACCCTCACTTAGCCCAGAAACTTCATGATGTTTTACTTGAAAGTGGTGTAGTTGCTCCTCCAAATCTATTTTCTGAAATTTATGATGAGGAATTAGGTTCCTCAACTGAGGCCAACTTACTAactgaagaaaaagatgaacatAAACAGGGAAGTGGACTGCAAGAAGCTGAGATTTATGGAAATCTTAGTCCTGCTCAAATTTTGCCTCCTAGAGCTCTTCCCAAAGCAAGTTCTAGCAGTCAGCTGGAGCATTCAAAACCTGTAGAAGGTTTAGGAATCAACCTTCCTCTTCATACGAGGGAAGCAACTGGACAGCATATACCAACTCAGGTAAAATATGGGCAAAATGTCCCAGTTGCTGCCGCTGCCGcagctgctgctgctgttgttgcATCTTCTATGGTAGTTGCAGTGGCAAAATCTAGCATTGACTCAAACATAGAGCTTCCAGTAGCAGCAGCTGCTACTGCTACTGCTGCAGCTGTAGTAACTGCTGCTGTCAGTAGACAGTACGAACAGGGCAGTCGAAGTGATGGAGATACAGACAGTGCTGGTTATGACCTGAAGGGTAGTGGTGATGGGGAGCATATAGCTTTAGGAGCAAATTCAGAAGGTGACAGAAGATCTGATAGGTCAGTAGTAAGTAATGATAGCACAAAATCTGATTCTGCATTAGATGATCATGAAGTCGCTGAGGTTGACATTCCATGGGAGGAAATCACGCTCGGTGAGCGTATTGGACTTG GGTCGTATGGGGAGGTGTACCATGGTGAATGGCATGGAACT GAAATTGCTGTAAAGAGGTTTCTAGATCAAGATATATCTggtgaatcacttgaagaatttaaaaCTGAG GTCAGAATAATGAAAAGATTGAGGCATCCAAATGTTGTTCTCTTCATGGGAGCTGTAACTCGACCTCCAAATCTTTCAATTGTTACTGAATTTCTTCCCAG AGGAAGTTTGTATAGATTACTTCACAGACCAAACAGTCAATTAGATGAGCGAAGGCGTTTGAAGATGGCCCTTGATACT GCTCGAGGAATGAACTATTTGCACAACTGCACTCCTGTGGTAGTGCATCGTGATTTGAAGTCCCCAAATCTTCTCGTTGACAAAAATTGGGTTGTGAAG GTATGTGATTTTGGCTTATCGCGTATGAAGCATAGCACATTCCTTTCTTCCAGATCCACTGCAGGAACA GCCGAGTGGATGGCTCCTGAGGTGCTGAGAAATGAACCTTCAAAtgagaa GTGTGATGTTTATAGCTTTGGGGTCATATTATGGGAGCTCTCTACTTTGCAGCAACCGTGGGGAGGGATGAATCCGATGCAAGTTGTTGGTGCTGTGGGCTTCCAGCATCGACGTCTTGACATTCCAGATGATATGGACCCGGCAATTGCAGATATTATCAGGAAATGCTGGCAAAC AGATCCAAAGTTGAGACCTACATTTGCTGAAATATTGGCAGCTCTGAAGCCGTTGCAGAAGTCAGTTATTGGTTCTCAAGTGCCTCGACCAAGTGCATCGGGGAAGCATGAGAAGGTTCAGTCATTGCGTGTTGCAGAAGACTCAGCAAGATAG
- the LOC100816332 gene encoding probable serine/threonine-protein kinase SIS8 isoform X2, giving the protein MKNLLKKLHIMSNRSENEQGSCSSKGNKSNLGSSSSSNKKVLGSKSPQSSGLSSWLHSVANRQSAGPPPSLTQARGERMEPSDAVSSGGFDAVSDSARLDSGSSASRDPEVEEEYQIQLALELSAKEDPEAAQIEAVKQISLGSCDPGYTPAEVVAYRYWNYNALGYDDKTLDGFYDLYGSLTESTPARMPSLVDLQLQGTPISGSGTWEAVLVNRAADSNLLKLVQKAQELTDKSSPDFEVVIDSNLVRKLAIFVADYMGGPVGDPESMTRAWRSLSYSLKATLGSMVLPLGSLTIGLARHRALLFKVLADSLGIPCRLVKGLQYTGSDDVAINFVKIDDGREYIVDLMADPGTLIPSDATGSHIDYDESSYVASPSSRDLDSSHVASSSSGVGSSYEETSDLGMLDKGNRSKHFCHTGKEYDVSRPSTGNEGSMRPLNEFKSPYNVEKITGQEAPGRPNHPHVHARSPWTEGISSPAVRRMKVKDVSLYMIDAAKENPHLAQKLHDVLLESGVVAPPNLFSEIYDEELGSSTEANLLTEEKDEHKQGSGLQEAEIYGNLSPAQILPPRALPKASSSSQLEHSKPVEGLGINLPLHTREATGQHIPTQVKYGQNVPVAAAAAAAAAVVASSMVVAVAKSSIDSNIELPVAAAATATAAAVVTAAVSRQYEQGSRSDGDTDSAGYDLKGSGDGEHIALGANSEGDRRSDRSVVSNDSTKSDSALDDHEVAEVDIPWEEITLGERIGLGSYGEVYHGEWHGTEIAVKRFLDQDISGESLEEFKTEVRIMKRLRHPNVVLFMGAVTRPPNLSIVTEFLPRGSLYRLLHRPNSQLDERRRLKMALDTARGMNYLHNCTPVVVHRDLKSPNLLVDKNWVVKVCDFGLSRMKHSTFLSSRSTAGTAEWMAPEVLRNEPSNENNRGEG; this is encoded by the exons ATGAAGAACCTTCTTAAGAAGCTTCATATCATGTCTAACCGATCAGAGAATGAACAAGGGTCTTGTTCGTCAAAGGGAAACAAGTCCAATCTTggttcatcttcatcttccaacAAGAAGGTTTTGGGCTCAAAGTCCCCTCAAAGTTCTGGGCTCTCCAGTTGGTTGCATTCAGTTGCTAATAGGCAGAGTGCTGGTCCTCCTCCATCTCTGACCCAGGCAAGGGGCGAGAGAATGGAGCCATCTGATGCAGTGAGCAGTGGTGGTTTTGATGCTGTGTCAGATTCAGCTAGGCTTGATTCAGGGTCTAGTGCTTCCAGGGATCCTGAAGTGGAGGAAGAGTATCAGATACAACTGGCTTTGGAGCTGAGTGCAAAGGAGGATCCTGAGGCCGCGCAAATTGAAGCTGTTAAGCAGATCAGTTTGGGATCTTGTGACCCTGGTTACACACCAGCTGAAGTTGTGGCCTACCGGTATTGG AATTACAATGCTCTTGGTTATGATGACAAGACCTTAGATGGTTTCTATGATCTGTATGGGAGCTTAACTGAGTCAACCCCTGCAAGAATGCCTTCCCTTGTAGATCTGCAACTGCAAGGAACACCAATCTCAGGTAGTGGTACATGGGAAGCTGTCTTGGTCAATAGGGCTGCTGATTCTAATTTGTTGAAACTTGTGCAAAAGGCCCAGGAGTTGACTGACAAATCAAGTCCAGATTTTGAAGTAGTTATAGATAGCAATTTGGTGCGCAAGCTTGCAATATTTGTGGCTGACTATATGGGTGGACCCGTTGGAGATCCTGAAAGCATGACAAGAGCATGGAGGAGTCTTAGTTACAGTCTGAAAGCAACCCTTGGTAGCATGGTTTTGCCACTTGGATCTCTAACTATTGGATTGGCTCGGCATCGTGCATTGTTATTTAAG GTTCTAGCTGATAGTTTGGGCATCCCATGTCGGTTGGTGAAGGGGCTGCAATATACAGGCTCTGATGATGTGGCGATAAACTTTGTCAAGATTGATGATGGAAG GGAGTATATTGTTGACCTAATGGCAGATCCTGGAACACTTATTCCTTCTGATGCAACTGGATCACATATAGACTATGATGAATCTTCGTATGTGGCCAGTCCTTCATCAAGAGACCTTGATTCCTCGCATGTAGCATCATCCAGCAGTGGTGTTGGAAGTTCATATGAAGAAACTTCAGATTTGGGGATGTTGGACAAAGGAAACAGATCAAAACATTTTTGCCATACAGGGAAAGAATATGATGTAAGCAGGCCCTCCACAGGAAATGAAGGATCAATGAGACccttaaatgaatttaaaagtCCTTACAATGTTGAGAAGATCACGGGGCAGGAAGCTCCTGGCAGACCTAATCATCCACATGTACATGCAAGATCTCCTTGGACTGAAGGGATAAGTTCTCCTGCAGTACGTAGAATGAAAGTCAAAGATGTTTCTCTATacatgattgatgctgccaagGAGAACCCTCACTTAGCCCAGAAACTTCATGATGTTTTACTTGAAAGTGGTGTAGTTGCTCCTCCAAATCTATTTTCTGAAATTTATGATGAGGAATTAGGTTCCTCAACTGAGGCCAACTTACTAactgaagaaaaagatgaacatAAACAGGGAAGTGGACTGCAAGAAGCTGAGATTTATGGAAATCTTAGTCCTGCTCAAATTTTGCCTCCTAGAGCTCTTCCCAAAGCAAGTTCTAGCAGTCAGCTGGAGCATTCAAAACCTGTAGAAGGTTTAGGAATCAACCTTCCTCTTCATACGAGGGAAGCAACTGGACAGCATATACCAACTCAGGTAAAATATGGGCAAAATGTCCCAGTTGCTGCCGCTGCCGcagctgctgctgctgttgttgcATCTTCTATGGTAGTTGCAGTGGCAAAATCTAGCATTGACTCAAACATAGAGCTTCCAGTAGCAGCAGCTGCTACTGCTACTGCTGCAGCTGTAGTAACTGCTGCTGTCAGTAGACAGTACGAACAGGGCAGTCGAAGTGATGGAGATACAGACAGTGCTGGTTATGACCTGAAGGGTAGTGGTGATGGGGAGCATATAGCTTTAGGAGCAAATTCAGAAGGTGACAGAAGATCTGATAGGTCAGTAGTAAGTAATGATAGCACAAAATCTGATTCTGCATTAGATGATCATGAAGTCGCTGAGGTTGACATTCCATGGGAGGAAATCACGCTCGGTGAGCGTATTGGACTTG GGTCGTATGGGGAGGTGTACCATGGTGAATGGCATGGAACT GAAATTGCTGTAAAGAGGTTTCTAGATCAAGATATATCTggtgaatcacttgaagaatttaaaaCTGAG GTCAGAATAATGAAAAGATTGAGGCATCCAAATGTTGTTCTCTTCATGGGAGCTGTAACTCGACCTCCAAATCTTTCAATTGTTACTGAATTTCTTCCCAG AGGAAGTTTGTATAGATTACTTCACAGACCAAACAGTCAATTAGATGAGCGAAGGCGTTTGAAGATGGCCCTTGATACT GCTCGAGGAATGAACTATTTGCACAACTGCACTCCTGTGGTAGTGCATCGTGATTTGAAGTCCCCAAATCTTCTCGTTGACAAAAATTGGGTTGTGAAG GTATGTGATTTTGGCTTATCGCGTATGAAGCATAGCACATTCCTTTCTTCCAGATCCACTGCAGGAACA GCCGAGTGGATGGCTCCTGAGGTGCTGAGAAATGAACCTTCAAAtgagaa CAACCGTGGGGAGGGATGA